A single Epinephelus fuscoguttatus linkage group LG13, E.fuscoguttatus.final_Chr_v1 DNA region contains:
- the zgc:172182 gene encoding coiled-coil domain-containing protein 89 has product MATPQRNAENFMKVEGNTTEHVDGIWKSLEKFLNVSGDGATETGVLQSRIDEQSNLICMLKQRADEVLLRSQALQKINTELEDQVTNCQKELDDERKKAELLEKRFMDLAANNQAIIAFMDEYKNQNAQLKLENEQLQSENDTLFSQKLQDKEMFVQKLMQDIKQLTEKYTNKEKEYREKLAGCQSKFLEQTTQHQAKNTLLLNQLHEAQQQQKDAAEMCNDLKLKLQRAEEEHALKETNMRDSISSLMQEKDKLLCLSMERGKVIQEKQEEIQQLEMKWKKDKKARAKAEDRFEKEAEAVNADVKVKSLQSALDESTTKYGKLKKDFEAFKEHSTNLLIQERELNKKLRHMIG; this is encoded by the exons ATGGCAActccacagagaaatgcagaAAACTTCATGAAGGTGGAGGGTAACACGACGGAG CATGTGGACGGTATTTGGAAATCACTGGAGAAATTTCTAAACGTTTCTGGGGATGGTGCAACAGAGACAGGGGTGCTGCAGTCCAGGATAGATGAACAGTCAAATCTGATCTGCATGCTGAAACAGAGAGCAGATGAGGTGCTTCTTCGAAGTCAAGCCCTTCAGAAAATCAATACGGAGCTAGAGGACCAAGTAACAAACTGCCAGAAAGAACTGGACgacgaaagaaagaaagcagagCTATTGGAGAAGAGATTTATGGATTTAGCTGCCAACAATCAAGCAATTATTGCTTTCATGGACGAGTACAAAAATCAGAATGCCCAGTTAAAGCTGGAAAACGAACAGCTGCAGTCAGAAAATGACACGCTCTTCTCCCAAAAATTACAAGATAAAGAAATGTTTGTTCAAAAACTGATGCAAGACATCAAACAGCTGACAGAGAAATAcacaaacaaggaaaaggaATATCG GGAGAAATTAGCTGGATGCCAGTCAAAATTCCTGGAACAAACAACCCAGCATCAAGCCAAGAACACATTGCTACTTAATCAGTTGCATGAagctcaacaacaacaaaaagatgctGCAGAGATGTGCAACG ACCTTAAGTTGAAGCTACAAAgggctgaagaagagcatgctTTGAAGGAAACCAACATGCGAGACAGCATTTCAAGCCTCATGCAGGAGAAGGACAAATTATTGTGTCTGTCTATGGAAAGAGGGAAAGTAATACAG GAGAAACAAGAGGAAATCCAGCAACTGGagatgaaatggaaaaaagacaaaaaagcccGGGCTAAAGCAGAGGACAG GTTTGAAAAGGAAGCAGAAGCTGTCAATGCAGACGTCAAGGTGAAGTCTCTCCAGTCTGCTCTTGATGAATCCACAACAAAATATGGGAAGCTGAAAAAG GATTTCGAAGCCTTCAAAGAACACAGCACCAACCTCCTTATTCAAGAAAGGGAGTTAAATAAGAAGCTTCGACACATGATTGGCTAA